The Limisphaera ngatamarikiensis genome includes a window with the following:
- the hisG gene encoding ATP phosphoribosyltransferase: protein MAKQKQQNTGTKTQAQRKVLRFGLPKGSLQEATLDKLAKAGYHIEVSSRSYIPYVDDEELEVRLIRAQEISRYVEHGYLDCGITGYDWIVENGSKVHEVGEFLFSKATRRPARWVLCVPEDSPIRSVKDLQGKRIATEVVNITRRYLRKHGVKAEVEFSWGATEVKAHELVDAIVEVTETGSSLRANKLRIVDEILVSTPRLIANHDAWRDPWKRQKIETLAMLLKGALDAEVMVGLKMNVPQEKLQPVLDLLPALRNPTISQLSQPGWVAVETVIDEHVVRQLIPRLKAAGAEGIIEYPLNKIVY from the coding sequence ATGGCCAAGCAGAAACAACAAAACACCGGAACAAAAACGCAGGCGCAACGAAAGGTCCTCCGATTCGGGCTGCCCAAGGGCAGCCTGCAGGAAGCTACATTGGACAAACTGGCCAAGGCCGGTTACCACATCGAGGTCAGCAGCCGCTCGTACATCCCCTACGTGGATGACGAGGAATTGGAGGTCCGGCTCATCCGCGCCCAGGAGATCAGCCGGTATGTCGAACACGGCTATCTGGATTGCGGCATTACCGGGTACGACTGGATCGTGGAAAACGGCTCCAAGGTGCACGAGGTGGGCGAGTTCCTCTTCAGCAAGGCCACCCGGCGCCCGGCGCGTTGGGTTCTGTGCGTGCCGGAGGATTCGCCCATCCGATCGGTCAAGGACCTCCAGGGCAAACGCATTGCCACCGAAGTGGTGAACATCACCCGGCGTTACCTGCGCAAACACGGGGTCAAGGCCGAGGTGGAGTTCTCCTGGGGCGCCACCGAGGTCAAGGCCCACGAACTGGTGGACGCCATTGTGGAGGTGACCGAGACCGGTTCCTCTCTGCGGGCCAACAAACTCCGGATCGTCGACGAGATTCTTGTGTCGACCCCCCGGTTGATTGCCAACCACGATGCCTGGCGCGATCCCTGGAAGCGGCAAAAGATCGAAACACTGGCCATGCTGTTGAAGGGCGCATTGGACGCCGAGGTCATGGTGGGACTGAAAATGAACGTCCCCCAGGAGAAACTTCAGCCGGTGTTGGATCTGTTGCCCGCCCTGCGCAACCCCACCATCTCCCAGCTCAGTCAGCCCGGTTGGGTGGCCGTGGAAACCGTGATTGACGAGCATGTGGTGCGGCAGCTGATCCCGCGGCTCAAGGCCGCGGGCGCCGAGGGCATCATTGAATATCCGCTGAACAAAATCGTATACTGA
- a CDS encoding peptidylprolyl isomerase, whose amino-acid sequence MQPMRHIGAAGAGQERQQDQGTGRAGLHGFSPALLSRFPVWRRGVLVGLWLWVWVCPGLAGWNLRADGLPAAPAVPEVAPVSEELRMRLKLGPFYQKHVEVGGLPVLGSARVSDAALREAAWILGHMMAGRPEWLARMGERGARVVVMAHDEYTTDVPEHARLRPKIYWDRRARGLGGRITSCGEENLLGFPGDPYAGENILIHEFAHALHHVALRGLEPGFQEALEELHRRALAEGRWSGTYAASNPEEYWAEGVQSWFDCNRENDASHNHVNTREELELYDPGLARLCARVFGPNPWRYRRPGERPPEARVHLGDFDPGRAPRFRWPDPPLGERVVVRFDLAAGSLEAELYPRQAPRTVRHFLNLVRDGFYRGGILIWVPAGGSQSRAGFWEGRTDPGRATELPPLLTWEGPGQVGPEHARGTIWWVFEGPAEPAERFRIDGGAQVLQSVPGAEPAGSGTRLTALGRVIRGLDLLERLRDDAASGLPARAGLRLQGVYRLE is encoded by the coding sequence ATGCAACCGATGCGCCACATCGGGGCTGCCGGGGCAGGCCAGGAGCGACAACAGGACCAGGGGACCGGTCGCGCCGGGTTGCATGGGTTTTCGCCCGCTCTGCTCTCGCGTTTTCCGGTCTGGCGTCGCGGGGTGCTTGTCGGGCTGTGGCTGTGGGTCTGGGTCTGCCCGGGACTTGCCGGGTGGAACCTCCGGGCCGATGGACTGCCTGCCGCGCCAGCGGTGCCGGAGGTGGCGCCGGTCTCGGAAGAGCTTCGCATGCGGCTGAAGCTGGGTCCGTTTTACCAAAAGCACGTTGAGGTGGGCGGGCTGCCGGTGTTGGGGTCCGCCCGGGTCAGTGATGCCGCGTTGCGCGAGGCGGCGTGGATCCTGGGCCATATGATGGCGGGGCGACCTGAATGGTTGGCCCGCATGGGCGAGCGAGGGGCACGCGTTGTGGTGATGGCCCACGACGAGTACACCACGGATGTCCCCGAGCACGCGCGGTTGCGTCCGAAGATTTACTGGGACCGGCGGGCGCGCGGCCTGGGCGGTCGCATCACCAGTTGCGGGGAGGAGAATCTGCTGGGGTTCCCCGGCGACCCTTATGCCGGGGAGAACATCCTGATCCACGAATTCGCGCATGCGTTGCACCATGTGGCCTTGCGTGGGCTGGAACCGGGCTTTCAGGAGGCGTTGGAAGAGCTCCACCGGCGCGCGCTGGCGGAGGGCCGTTGGTCCGGCACGTACGCAGCCAGCAACCCCGAGGAATACTGGGCCGAAGGGGTGCAGAGCTGGTTCGACTGCAACCGGGAAAACGACGCCAGTCACAATCACGTCAACACCCGGGAGGAACTGGAGTTGTACGATCCCGGGTTGGCGCGGCTTTGCGCCCGGGTTTTTGGACCGAACCCGTGGCGCTATCGCCGGCCCGGAGAACGGCCGCCCGAGGCGCGGGTCCATCTGGGTGATTTCGATCCGGGGAGGGCACCGCGGTTCCGATGGCCGGATCCGCCCCTGGGCGAACGTGTGGTGGTGCGGTTTGACCTGGCTGCGGGCTCGTTGGAAGCGGAACTGTATCCCCGGCAGGCTCCCCGGACGGTTCGGCATTTTCTGAATTTGGTGCGCGATGGTTTTTATCGCGGCGGGATCCTGATCTGGGTGCCGGCGGGCGGCTCGCAGAGCAGGGCCGGCTTTTGGGAGGGCCGGACGGATCCGGGTCGGGCGACTGAACTGCCGCCGCTGCTGACCTGGGAAGGGCCCGGCCAGGTTGGACCGGAACACGCCCGGGGTACGATTTGGTGGGTCTTCGAGGGACCGGCTGAACCCGCGGAGCGGTTCCGGATTGATGGTGGGGCGCAGGTGCTTCAGTCGGTGCCGGGCGCGGAGCCCGCGGGGTCGGGTACGAGACTGACCGCGTTGGGGCGGGTGATTCGTGGGTTGGATCTGCTCGAGCGGCTTCGTGACGATGCAGCTTCAGGGCTGCCCGCTCGGGCCGGTCTGCGCCTGCAGGGGGTTTACCGGCTCGAGTAG
- the nadC gene encoding carboxylating nicotinate-nucleotide diphosphorylase — translation MRRAVRAALREDLGRGDLTSIALVAPRAQARAVLRAREPLVLAGLDFAVEAFRLRSPAVRVRPCVRDGESVPAQAVLLEVDGPARALLSAERVALNFVQRLSGIATHTARFVRAVAGTGARILDTRKTTPGWRTFEKYAVRCGGGHNHRFGLHDLILIKDNHLRMLQGASPNPVAAAVARARQRWPGLEVEVEADTLEQVDQALAAGADRILLDNFTLPDLREAVRRVAGRARLEASGGINLDNVRAVAETGVNDISVGALTHSAPAVDIGLDFL, via the coding sequence GTGCGTCGAGCTGTTCGGGCGGCCCTGCGAGAGGACCTGGGCCGCGGTGATCTCACTTCCATCGCCCTGGTGGCCCCGAGGGCGCAGGCCCGGGCCGTCCTGCGGGCCCGGGAGCCCCTGGTCCTGGCCGGCCTGGATTTTGCCGTGGAAGCCTTTCGCCTGCGCAGCCCGGCCGTTCGGGTGCGCCCTTGCGTCAGAGACGGCGAAAGCGTACCCGCCCAAGCCGTGTTGCTGGAGGTGGACGGCCCCGCCCGGGCGTTGCTGTCAGCCGAGCGCGTGGCGCTGAACTTCGTGCAACGGCTGTCCGGCATTGCCACTCACACCGCCCGCTTCGTCCGCGCAGTGGCCGGCACCGGCGCACGGATCCTCGACACGCGCAAAACCACGCCCGGCTGGCGCACCTTCGAAAAATACGCCGTGCGCTGCGGCGGTGGGCACAATCACCGCTTTGGCCTGCACGATCTGATCCTCATCAAGGACAATCACCTCCGCATGCTGCAGGGCGCTTCCCCCAACCCCGTGGCGGCTGCCGTGGCCCGAGCCCGCCAACGGTGGCCCGGGTTGGAGGTGGAAGTCGAAGCCGACACGTTGGAACAGGTGGACCAGGCGTTGGCAGCCGGGGCGGATCGCATCCTGCTGGACAATTTCACGCTGCCGGACCTCCGGGAGGCAGTGCGCCGCGTGGCCGGGCGGGCCCGGCTCGAAGCCAGCGGGGGTATCAACCTCGACAACGTCCGGGCCGTCGCAGAAACCGGCGTCAACGACATTTCGGTGGGCGCCCTGACGCATTCGGCCCCGGCCGTGGATATCGGCCTGGATTTTCTCTGA
- a CDS encoding biotin--[acetyl-CoA-carboxylase] ligase — translation MTTDARILAALHAAGNAGVSGADLAEQLGITRAAVWSRIQELRALGFEIEASPHHGYRLIRCPDRLIADDLWARLAGRIRCIGRDIRVFACTSSTNDVAEKLALEGAREGVVIFAEEQTRGRGRLGRSWVSPAGKGLWFSILLRPPLRTTEATQITVAAAVAVCRALRQATGLPLEIKWPNDITCRGRKVVGILTEMSGDPDTLHHVVLGIGVDVNLEQRDFPAELRGLATSLRIELGQPLDRPALAAGLLEALDQDYRRICDGEFRSVAEEWARYCSTLGRHVTLVVGSRRLSGRAEALDDSGALLLRTEHGLLERIIGGDVTTET, via the coding sequence ATGACCACGGACGCGCGCATCCTGGCTGCGCTCCATGCCGCCGGCAATGCCGGCGTCTCCGGAGCCGACCTGGCCGAACAACTCGGCATCACACGGGCCGCCGTCTGGTCCCGAATCCAGGAACTGCGTGCCCTGGGTTTCGAAATCGAGGCCAGTCCGCATCACGGGTACCGGCTCATCCGCTGCCCCGACCGGTTGATCGCAGACGATCTTTGGGCCCGGTTGGCGGGTCGGATCCGGTGCATCGGCCGGGACATCCGCGTTTTCGCCTGTACGTCCTCCACCAACGACGTTGCGGAAAAACTGGCGCTCGAAGGTGCCCGGGAAGGCGTGGTCATCTTCGCCGAGGAACAAACCCGCGGACGAGGTCGCTTGGGCCGGAGTTGGGTCTCCCCGGCCGGCAAGGGGTTGTGGTTTTCGATCCTCCTGCGGCCCCCGTTGCGGACCACCGAAGCCACCCAGATCACCGTGGCCGCCGCGGTGGCCGTCTGCCGCGCACTTCGACAGGCCACCGGGCTGCCGTTGGAAATCAAATGGCCCAACGACATCACCTGCCGCGGCCGGAAAGTGGTCGGGATCCTCACCGAAATGAGCGGTGACCCGGACACGCTCCACCACGTGGTCCTGGGCATCGGGGTGGATGTGAACCTGGAACAACGTGATTTCCCGGCCGAGCTGCGGGGGCTGGCCACCTCCCTCCGGATCGAACTGGGCCAGCCGCTGGACCGTCCGGCCCTGGCGGCAGGTCTGTTGGAGGCTCTGGACCAGGACTACCGTCGCATTTGCGACGGAGAATTCCGCAGCGTGGCCGAAGAATGGGCGCGGTACTGCAGCACCCTGGGCCGGCATGTCACGCTGGTCGTGGGTTCCCGCCGCCTCAGCGGCCGAGCCGAGGCCCTCGACGACAGCGGGGCGCTGCTATTGCGAACCGAACACGGCCTGCTGGAACGCATCATCGGCGGCGACGTCACCACCGAGACTTGA
- a CDS encoding tetratricopeptide repeat protein, producing the protein MAGAPRAQMEADARFAEGVLYETQGDIPRAVAAFRSALEAAPGDEELAREVARRFLRYQQPGAALAILQPFSTNSTHYELPLLQAEGHLLQNRPTEALTALREAHKRGAPLAALVPLLLPVLQRPDALPAEARPLAFVRELLDAPHADAESLLVLADAYARLTTLDPAERSQSAEVLARTARRVESLNPATPEQQFGLAELHLRSGAVEQAIRWYEQARAAVPEASPLRRLVLARLADLYLQTGRAEPAREVLEDLSKADPMNVQVHFVLANLALEAGRPAEAVDAYRRALTLNPKLEAAYYNLAQALLALQQPQQALATMESARTNIGRTFLVEYLSGLAASQMRDYATARKHFLAAEVLASTSETNRLNAALYFQLGVTAERTGDIPAAVRAFEQCLKLDPKFHPAQNYLGYMWAERGENLDRAHQLIEQAVQADPHNSAYLDSMAWVLFQLGRPAEALPWMEQALATMDEPDPTMYDHYGDILAALGRTNEARQAWQRALELDPNNETIRRKLQPDPSAAGSAHPAP; encoded by the coding sequence GTGGCCGGGGCACCCCGCGCGCAAATGGAGGCGGATGCGCGCTTTGCCGAGGGCGTTCTGTACGAGACCCAGGGCGACATCCCGCGGGCCGTGGCCGCATTCCGGAGTGCTCTGGAAGCCGCTCCGGGAGATGAGGAACTGGCGCGCGAGGTGGCCCGCCGGTTCCTGCGCTACCAACAACCGGGCGCCGCCCTGGCCATCCTGCAGCCCTTCAGCACCAACTCCACCCACTACGAACTCCCGTTGCTTCAGGCCGAAGGCCATCTCCTCCAAAACCGGCCAACGGAAGCCCTCACGGCGCTGCGGGAGGCTCACAAGCGGGGTGCGCCCCTGGCCGCCCTGGTGCCCTTGCTCCTGCCCGTTTTGCAGCGGCCGGATGCGCTCCCGGCCGAGGCCCGGCCGTTGGCGTTCGTCCGGGAGCTGCTCGACGCTCCCCACGCGGATGCCGAGTCGCTGCTGGTGCTGGCCGACGCTTATGCCCGATTAACCACCCTCGACCCGGCGGAACGCAGTCAAAGCGCCGAAGTCCTGGCCCGCACCGCCCGACGGGTCGAATCGCTCAACCCCGCCACACCCGAACAACAATTCGGTTTGGCCGAACTTCACCTTCGGAGCGGGGCGGTCGAGCAGGCCATCCGCTGGTACGAACAGGCCCGTGCGGCCGTGCCGGAGGCCTCTCCGTTACGCCGGCTTGTGCTGGCCCGGCTGGCGGATCTGTACCTCCAAACCGGCCGGGCCGAGCCCGCCCGCGAGGTGTTGGAGGATCTGTCGAAAGCCGACCCCATGAACGTTCAGGTCCACTTTGTTCTGGCCAACCTGGCGCTGGAAGCCGGTCGCCCGGCTGAAGCGGTGGACGCCTACCGCCGGGCATTGACCCTCAACCCCAAGCTTGAAGCAGCCTATTACAACCTGGCCCAGGCCCTGTTGGCACTGCAACAGCCCCAACAGGCCCTGGCCACCATGGAAAGCGCCCGCACCAACATCGGCCGCACGTTCCTTGTTGAGTACCTTTCGGGTCTGGCCGCCAGTCAGATGCGCGATTACGCCACCGCGCGGAAGCACTTTCTCGCCGCCGAGGTCCTGGCTTCCACCTCGGAAACCAACCGCCTCAACGCCGCGCTCTACTTTCAACTGGGCGTCACGGCCGAACGAACCGGCGACATCCCGGCTGCCGTACGCGCCTTCGAGCAGTGCCTGAAGCTGGATCCCAAGTTTCACCCGGCCCAAAACTACCTCGGCTACATGTGGGCTGAACGGGGCGAAAACCTCGACCGGGCCCATCAACTGATCGAACAGGCCGTCCAAGCCGACCCGCACAACAGTGCCTACCTCGACAGCATGGCCTGGGTGCTGTTCCAGTTGGGTCGGCCGGCCGAGGCCCTGCCCTGGATGGAACAGGCACTCGCCACCATGGACGAGCCCGACCCCACGATGTACGACCACTACGGGGACATCCTGGCCGCACTGGGGCGAACCAACGAAGCGCGTCAGGCCTGGCAACGCGCGCTCGAGCTGGATCCGAACAACGAGACCATCCGACGCAAGCTCCAACCCGATCCGTCCGCCGCCGGATCGGCCCATCCCGCCCCATGA
- a CDS encoding DUF2203 domain-containing protein — MKRRFQRHYTLEEARALLPMIQQRLATLRGLRDSINRFHRRLERDFPNGYDLGGPTVHQYVRDWFTLHELLEDLEKRSIIVRDLDRGLVDFPALRDGREVFLCWEEGEPDIAYWHDLDAGYAGRQPL, encoded by the coding sequence ATGAAGCGCCGGTTCCAACGTCACTACACCCTGGAAGAAGCCCGGGCCCTGTTGCCCATGATCCAGCAGCGTCTGGCCACACTCCGGGGCTTGCGCGACTCGATCAACCGCTTCCACAGGCGCCTGGAACGCGATTTCCCCAACGGCTACGACCTGGGCGGCCCTACGGTGCACCAGTACGTCCGGGATTGGTTCACGTTGCACGAACTCCTGGAGGACCTGGAAAAGCGCTCGATCATCGTTCGCGACCTGGACCGCGGGCTGGTGGATTTCCCCGCACTGCGCGACGGTCGCGAGGTGTTCCTTTGCTGGGAAGAGGGCGAGCCGGATATCGCGTACTGGCACGACCTCGACGCCGGTTACGCCGGCCGACAACCGCTCTGA